A region from the Thauera humireducens genome encodes:
- a CDS encoding LysR substrate-binding domain-containing protein: MISRKYLYLISLADERHFGRAATACHVSPSTLSTAIRELEQELGVVLVERGKSFVRLTAEGECVLAHARRAAAGAGELHQALDALRGGLGGQLRLGVIPTALAVVSSLTSPFALRHPRVDIDVRSASTQAILGALRDFQLEAGVLYTESATSPDLHCLPLWAEDLVFITRSGGPRAAADDIAWRDAAAEPLCLLSRDMHHRQTVDRVFAELGCAPRVGLETNSLTSILAHVRAGPWNGILPRSVLSLIGASEGLHALRLVSPCVEWRTGLVTLARDPQPPLSAALFALAAQLPPSG; the protein is encoded by the coding sequence ATGATTTCCCGCAAATATCTCTACCTGATTTCGCTCGCCGATGAACGCCACTTCGGCCGCGCGGCAACGGCTTGCCACGTGTCGCCCTCCACCTTGTCCACGGCGATTCGCGAGCTGGAGCAGGAGCTGGGGGTTGTCCTGGTGGAGCGTGGCAAATCCTTCGTGCGCCTCACCGCCGAAGGCGAATGCGTGCTCGCGCACGCCCGCCGCGCGGCTGCCGGCGCCGGAGAACTGCACCAGGCGCTGGACGCCTTGCGCGGCGGCCTGGGCGGCCAGCTGCGCCTGGGCGTGATCCCGACGGCACTCGCAGTGGTGTCCTCGCTCACCTCGCCCTTCGCGCTGCGGCACCCACGGGTGGACATCGACGTGCGTTCGGCCAGCACCCAGGCCATCCTCGGGGCCTTGCGCGACTTCCAGCTCGAGGCCGGCGTCCTCTACACCGAGTCGGCCACCTCGCCCGACCTGCATTGCCTGCCGCTGTGGGCGGAAGACCTGGTGTTCATCACCCGCAGCGGCGGCCCGCGGGCGGCAGCGGACGACATCGCCTGGCGCGACGCCGCCGCCGAGCCGCTCTGCCTGCTGTCGCGCGACATGCACCACCGGCAGACGGTCGACCGCGTGTTCGCCGAACTGGGGTGCGCGCCGCGCGTGGGGCTCGAGACCAACTCCCTGACCAGCATCCTCGCCCACGTCCGCGCCGGCCCGTGGAACGGCATCCTGCCGCGCAGCGTGCTCTCCCTCATCGGCGCCTCGGAAGGCCTTCACGCGCTGCGCCTGGTCTCACCCTGCGTCGAATGGCGGACCGGACTCGTCACCCTGGCGCGCGATCCGCAGCCGCCCCTGAGCGCGGCCCTGTTCGCGCTTGCCGCACAGCTCCCGCCTTCGGGCTGA
- a CDS encoding aromatic ring-hydroxylating oxygenase subunit alpha, producing MSKRASIPIQIFDASTTQSNATVALPPKVFNDPEFFDFEMDAVWGHEWFCIGHVNDIPNPGDYYTLSVGKDPLMIVRQQDGSVKVLANVCQHRGLLLAEGRGNVRRIRCPMHSWVYDLSGALTSAPGLNEDPTFDKKEACLPVIRSEIWEGFLFITFDESIAPLAPRLEKLKGQLTNYQMSTLHAAEPLNMEFNEWNWKQYMDECYHCLHLHGQSWGSMHKISAERLDEDAIYNDPQNGIIAYDLVSEFPDASPTKSGKAAHPILPLLTEEQRSRLAYITVAPNLLIVAMPDKVKYFLWLPHSAKQSWYSATWLYPQATLEDPEFKERWLREREELYPVMVEDYSAWRRYQVGGESRFAPRGRLSAHERVIGRYQDWLVDKYRKADAANV from the coding sequence ATGAGCAAGCGGGCGAGTATTCCAATTCAGATCTTCGATGCGAGCACGACCCAGTCGAATGCGACGGTCGCTTTGCCGCCAAAGGTTTTCAACGACCCGGAATTCTTCGATTTCGAAATGGATGCCGTTTGGGGCCACGAATGGTTCTGTATTGGCCATGTCAATGATATTCCGAATCCGGGCGATTACTACACGTTGTCGGTCGGCAAGGATCCGCTGATGATCGTCCGTCAGCAGGATGGTTCGGTGAAGGTGCTGGCGAACGTATGCCAGCACCGTGGCCTGCTGCTGGCCGAAGGCCGCGGCAATGTGCGCCGTATCCGCTGCCCCATGCATTCCTGGGTGTATGACCTGAGCGGAGCGCTGACTTCGGCGCCCGGGCTGAATGAAGATCCGACTTTCGACAAGAAGGAAGCCTGTCTGCCGGTCATTCGTTCCGAAATCTGGGAAGGTTTCCTGTTCATTACCTTCGACGAAAGCATCGCACCGCTGGCGCCCCGTCTGGAAAAGCTCAAGGGTCAATTGACGAATTACCAGATGTCCACCCTCCATGCCGCAGAGCCGCTGAACATGGAATTCAACGAGTGGAACTGGAAGCAGTACATGGACGAGTGCTATCACTGCCTCCATCTGCACGGCCAATCCTGGGGCAGCATGCACAAGATTTCTGCCGAGCGCCTGGACGAGGATGCAATCTACAACGATCCGCAGAACGGCATCATTGCTTACGACCTGGTGTCCGAGTTTCCTGATGCCAGCCCCACCAAATCGGGCAAGGCCGCGCATCCGATTCTTCCGTTGCTGACCGAAGAGCAGCGTTCGCGCCTGGCCTACATCACGGTGGCGCCCAATCTGCTGATCGTCGCGATGCCGGACAAGGTCAAGTATTTCCTCTGGTTGCCGCATTCGGCCAAGCAGTCCTGGTACAGCGCAACCTGGCTGTATCCGCAAGCGACCCTGGAGGATCCCGAATTCAAGGAACGCTGGCTGCGCGAGCGCGAGGAACTCTATCCGGTGATGGTCGAGGACTATTCCGCGTGGCGCCGTTATCAGGTCGGAGGGGAGTCCCGCTTCGCGCCGCGTGGCCGCCTCAGTGCGCATGAGCGTGTCATCGGGCGTTATCAGGACTGGCTTGTGGACAAGTATCGCAAGGCGGACGCCGCAAACGTCTGA
- a CDS encoding NAD-dependent epimerase/dehydratase family protein, which translates to MATIRKVVVTGGSGRVGTYVLRELMAQFDVTNADLVAGRVDTRYVQADVMNLDSLRQAFKGADAVVHLAAIDFDWKAAPEKYIDVNVRGTWHVLQAAAETGVSKVVLCSSISACGLSEMRPDWRPQSLQVDERHECRPVQAYSVSKLVMEQMGLSFVHGSNMDVICLRPLAVVMPESFAEYVKFVEAPDRNWLFYYVTAADVARGFRAALEVEGLRYGTFFLSADDTSRPEPTLEWYRSRFGELPELNNPRVFKQQPRASIFSSAKARDLLGWTPTSDYLELRKTWL; encoded by the coding sequence ATGGCGACGATTAGAAAAGTGGTGGTGACCGGTGGCTCGGGCCGCGTCGGAACCTATGTGTTGCGCGAGCTGATGGCGCAATTCGATGTGACCAACGCCGATCTCGTGGCGGGTCGGGTGGATACCCGATACGTGCAGGCGGACGTGATGAATCTCGATTCCCTGCGTCAGGCCTTCAAGGGCGCGGATGCCGTGGTGCACCTGGCTGCCATCGACTTCGACTGGAAAGCCGCGCCCGAGAAGTACATCGACGTCAACGTGCGCGGTACCTGGCACGTGCTGCAGGCCGCTGCGGAAACAGGCGTCAGCAAGGTGGTGCTGTGTTCGAGCATTTCAGCCTGTGGCCTGTCCGAGATGCGCCCCGACTGGCGGCCGCAGAGCCTGCAGGTCGACGAGCGCCACGAATGCCGTCCGGTGCAGGCCTACAGCGTGAGCAAGCTGGTGATGGAGCAGATGGGCCTGAGCTTCGTCCATGGCAGCAACATGGACGTGATCTGCCTGCGGCCGCTGGCGGTCGTCATGCCGGAGAGCTTTGCCGAGTACGTGAAGTTCGTCGAAGCGCCCGACCGCAACTGGCTGTTCTACTACGTCACCGCCGCCGATGTGGCGCGCGGCTTTCGTGCCGCGCTCGAGGTCGAGGGGCTGCGCTACGGCACCTTCTTCCTCAGCGCCGACGACACCAGCCGTCCCGAGCCGACCCTGGAGTGGTATCGCAGCCGCTTCGGCGAGCTGCCCGAGCTCAACAACCCGCGTGTGTTCAAGCAGCAGCCGCGTGCCTCGATCTTCTCGTCGGCCAAGGCCCGGGATCTTCTGGGCTGGACACCGACGTCCGACTATCTGGAACTGCGCAAGACCTGGCTTTGA
- a CDS encoding PDR/VanB family oxidoreductase translates to MQAHQNAIEVEIAARTVTGGRNVAFDLVAVDGGDLPPWTAGSHIELRWTADGQEYIRQYSLCGESFSGPRWRITVLREKKSRGGSAFLCDRAEVGMRLQVRGPRNNFPFVPDQRVTLIGAGIGITPILPMAFEAEAQGCDWRLIYLVCERQDVSLRETLNKLPQERVFYRYAAETGRMNLEEWASTLGAGDSVFACGPLRLLDDLVAIHEARPAWKLHLERFENPNKTVGEAEAFDLVLARSGKQFRVEPGETILEVLRRDGMNLEWSCCDGVCGTCEQVVLEGVPDHRDAVLSPEERQANSHMMICVSRALTPSLTLDL, encoded by the coding sequence ATGCAAGCACATCAGAACGCAATTGAAGTCGAGATTGCGGCCAGGACGGTCACCGGCGGGCGAAACGTCGCCTTCGATCTGGTGGCCGTCGATGGGGGCGATCTGCCCCCCTGGACCGCAGGATCGCATATCGAACTGCGGTGGACCGCCGATGGGCAGGAATACATTCGTCAGTATTCGTTGTGCGGCGAATCCTTTTCCGGACCCAGGTGGCGCATTACCGTGCTGCGGGAAAAGAAAAGCCGGGGCGGATCGGCTTTCCTGTGCGATCGCGCCGAGGTCGGCATGCGTCTGCAGGTCCGCGGGCCGCGCAACAACTTTCCGTTCGTACCCGACCAGCGTGTCACGCTGATCGGGGCCGGTATCGGCATCACGCCCATCCTGCCGATGGCATTCGAGGCCGAGGCGCAGGGTTGCGACTGGCGGCTGATCTATCTCGTCTGCGAGCGCCAGGATGTGAGTCTGCGCGAAACCCTGAACAAGCTGCCGCAGGAGCGGGTGTTTTACCGCTATGCAGCCGAGACGGGGCGCATGAATCTCGAGGAGTGGGCGAGCACGCTGGGGGCGGGCGATTCCGTGTTCGCCTGCGGTCCGCTGCGTCTGCTGGATGACCTGGTAGCCATCCATGAGGCCCGGCCGGCCTGGAAGCTGCACCTGGAGCGCTTCGAGAACCCGAACAAGACGGTGGGTGAAGCCGAGGCCTTCGATCTGGTCCTGGCGCGCAGCGGCAAGCAGTTCCGTGTCGAACCGGGCGAGACGATCCTCGAAGTGCTGCGCCGCGACGGCATGAACCTCGAATGGTCGTGCTGCGACGGCGTGTGCGGCACCTGCGAGCAAGTGGTGCTGGAGGGCGTGCCCGACCACCGGGACGCGGTCCTGTCGCCCGAGGAGCGGCAGGCGAACAGCCACATGATGATCTGTGTTTCGCGCGCATTGACGCCTTCATTAACTCTGGATCTCTGA